The sequence GCGCCAGGGCCAGAGCACCTCCCTCCACTCAGACCCGAGGCCCGCCAGCGCCCACCTTCTGCACGGCCTTGCGGAGGATGTCCTTGTACTCCTCCTTCGTCACCTCGCGCTTCTGGTAGAAGGGCTTGATGGCCAGCTTCACCTCCTCCACCGCCCGCTCCTGCACGTGCAGCTTCTTCAGGTACTGGGGGCGAGCACAGCGTGAGGCCGGGCCCAGGCCTGCGGGGCGGGGCCCTTGGGGGAGCCCAGCGCTTCCCGCCACCCTGCCTGTCCCAGGAGGATGGAGAGGGGTCTCACCTCCTCGTTCTTGGCTTTCTCCATGGCTGGCCGGGGAGTGGCCGTCCTCTCCTCAGAGTTGTTGGTGGCGGCAGCGTGGCCAGCCGGCTCGGAGGCTGGGGTCAGGACGGTGGGCactggggccaggctgggtgcCGCCCCGCAGCCCGCCAGGGGGAGGCTCCCCTGCAGGAGGAACTGCACCGTGGGCTGGCTGACCGGTGCGTAGGGCGGGACACTTGAGGGAAGAGCCAGGGCGGGAGGCAGGCTGGGACCATAAACCTGGGCAAGAACAGTCCGCTGAGCGCAGCTTCGATGCTGGCAGCACCCAGCCAGGCACAGCCCCCGTGGCCCACGGGCAAGGTCACCTCCCCCCACAGCCCTGACACCCACCTGGGCAgggtctgcagtgggaaagcCAGGCTCTGGAAGCGTGTAAGCAGGAGGGGGCTCGGGGCAGGGTGCCTGCTGGGAGTCCGCCACAAGGCCTCCGTCTCCGGGTTCCCACGCCTTTTCCTGCGGCTGCTGGGGCCTGTGCAGTGGGGTCCCTGAGGGCCAACACGGGGAGGTGGGTGTTCTGTGACCACCCAGGACGGAAGGCTACCTCCCGCTGGAAAACTCCAGAGAAGCATCCCAGCACCGAGGACACAGGCTGGCTGCAGCCACCGCCCTACCTGTGACCCCAGAGGCCCAGGAGCCACCGGGGAGAAGATGCCCACGGTGCCCGCTCTGTGCCCCCTCCGTGCTGCCCCAGGAGCCACCGGGGAGATGCCCACGGTGCccgctctgtgccccctgtgctgCCCCAGGAGCCACCGGGGAGATGCCcactctgtgccccctgtgctgCCCCAGCCCACATGTGGGGCCACAGGAGCCCCTActcacgcaggccccggtcctcAGCCAGAGCGCCACCTGCGGCCTCCTGCAGGTTCCAGGTGACCCTCTTCACCGGGGCCTTCGCCCGAAGCACGGAGCTCAGGCAGAGGCCTTCCTCCTTGCCCAGcagcgccccgcccccagccgggccTCCCAGGGCACCAGGCACCGCAGCCTTGGCCTGGTCCTGCTGGAACGAGCCCTTCTCCTGGGGACCCTTTGTCCAGGGCGGGGGCTGCTCGGTGTCCTCACTGTGGATCAGCGACACCTCCCTTCTGATGGCAGCCAGGCTGTTGTCCTGCTGCTGGCCGGCCGGGGGtgcagcggggcggggcgggacccCGCGCTCAGGGGAGGAGGAGTCTGTGCTctccggggagggcggggagctCATGTCGTCGAGCTGCGTGAAGATGCCTTCACTGGAAAAGTCGTCAAAGACCTGCCCCGCCTCAACCGAGTCCACGTAGTCCAGGTCCTCGGGGGCACACTCGGCCGGCAcctcgggggcagggggggccttCGGGGGGGCGCGGTTGGCCTCAGCCCCTTCTGGCCAGGCTTCAGCTCCTGCTGAGGCCTGCAGCCCCGCCAGGTTCTCCCTGCCGGGCCTCGGCtcctcctggggagggggtgctggggaggCCGCCTTCACGGGCAACTTCCTCTCgggggagcgggagcgggagcgagGCCGAGACTGCTTCTCACGGGAGCGAGGCCCCCGGTGCTCTCGGGACCTGTGctccgggctgggggacctggaCCTGTGCCGCCGCCTCTCACGGGAGCCCCGCCGGTCTCGGGGCCACTCGCGGCTCCTCTCCCGGGGACGGCGGGGCCTCCGGGCCCTCTCCAGGCTGCTGGGGGgagagcaccccctcccctgagacctggaccgtctcctcttcttcctcctgctcTCGCGGTGCTCGTGGGAGGAGCTCCCAGGGCTGCCGGAGCGGGAGCGGGACCTCCGCCGGCCTCGGCCCgagtccctcctcctctccctgctcttgTCCTTGGCCTTCTTCCGCTTGGCCCGCTCGTGGCTGCTGGAGCGGTCACTGGGAGACCTCCGAGCCCTGGCCTTGGCCAGGGGCCTCTTGGCCTGGTCCTCACCCGCCAGAGGTGACAACGACCTGGAGCTCCTGTCCCCGGAGCGGGAGCCGGAGCGGgtgcgggagcgggagcgggtcTGCCTGTGCCCTGGGGCGGAGGCCTGCTTCCTCTGGTCGGTCTCTCTGCCGCGGGAGCTGGACGGGGAGCGGGACGGAGACCGCAGCTCCACGATcctgtgggtggtggtgggcagggcgTCCGGCTCCACCACCGTCACGCAGGTCACCGTCCGCTCCTCAGAGCCAAAGAAGGTGGTGCGGGGCAGCCGGTCCTCGTCCTCCCAGGGCTCCAGTGGGGATGGCCTTCGCGCCCGGGGGGCTGAGTCCGGGCGCCCCGCGGGCTCCTCGCCCCGGAGCTGGAGCCGGCTGGAGGGCGGCCCCCGCgagggctcgggctcgggctccgCCCCAAAGACGGCTTTCACGGTGTAGGAGGTGACACACCGCACGGCCTGCGAGGGCGGGGCCTTGGGGCTGCCGATGGAGATGGTGCGGGTGATCTCCGAGGGCAGGAGGCCGGGGCCCAGGCGCTCGGGGCTGCTGCCTGCAGAGCTGGAGTCCGAGCCCGTGGGGTTGAACGGGTCATAGATCTCGCTCTTGAGCTGCTTCGTCTTCCTGAGGgagaaaaggggggtggggctcTCTTTCCTCTGCGCCTTGTTGTCGACAGGCTGGAACGTGTGGCAGAAGCCGGGGCTGGAGAGTCTGCTGGAATGCGCCGTGTTCCCGGGAATATTGATCCGGAAGCTCTCGAAAGTTGAGCTGCCGCCCTTCCCCCTCGAGGGTCCCAGCGGGGCAGGGGACTGAGCACCGCCGCCCCTTGAGTGCAcgctgggctcctgggggccccTGCCGTGCGGCGAGCCCTCTGCCCGGGCCCCGAGGCCAGGCTGCCCCGGGCCCTCCCTGCCTGTCAGCCGGCTGATGCAGGAGCTGGGGATCTCCACTCGCTGCCCgccggcaggggcgggggcgggggctgtgtCCGCCCACCCACTGCCGCTGTCCCTTCTCATCTTTGGTATCCTGGGGAGCTGGGAGATGTCCGCTCTCCGCGGTGCTGGCCCCGGGGCTTGGCCTGGCACTGCACTGGCGGCTGGCACATCAGGGCCGCCGTTTGAGATCTTAGATGTGAATCCAAGAGGCCCAGAGTGCTCACTGACGCCTCTAACTTGTGGGTCCTCCCGTCGTTTGAAGCCAGGACTGTTCACGTTTGACGGGCTCTGGGCCTGACCTGACCGAGGAGTCACTGAGGAGTCCAGTCTCGCCGCAGCCCCCGACGTGAGTGCAGGGGCgtgggagggggtggccctgCCTGGACTGCGCGACgccaggcctcccaggagccCGGAGCTTGGTGCTGGGGGCTGCGGGCCGTCTCCCCCTTGGGACAGACCGACTGAGTGTCGCTGAAAAGAAACAGGTGCTAAAAGACAAAAAGGCAGACGGCCATCAGgtgccctccctcctttccaagcTCCATGACTTGCTTAGCCTTTATCACACGGCTTCTAGCTGTGCGTTTCAAGGTCCTCCTACTTGTTGCTGGTGGGGGCACAGCCCTGTGGGGGGCACAGCCCTGTGGGGGGcgccctgggcagctggaggcTTTGCTGTGGGGCTTCCCTTCTGCCGCCCCTTGTGATATTTGGGTTCAGGACCTGCCGAAGCCAGTGACAGACCTttggcaggaggtgggaggggagggctgccCGCCTCCGCAGCGCTGCCATCGCTGGCTGCCCAGTCCCCACACTGGACCCCACCCCCAAGACctgctaggccagtgatggcgaacccatgacacacgtgtcagaggtgacacgtgaactcatttttttggttaatttttctttgttaaatggcatttaaatacataaaataaatatcaaaaatataagtctttgttttactgtggttgcaaagatcaaaaaatttctctatgtgacacggccccagagttaagttagggtttttcaaaacgctgacacgccgagctcaaaaggttcgccatcactgagctagaccCAAATCAGCGAGGGCTCCGCGTGGCGGGCTCCAGGGCTGAGAACACAGGCCACGGGGCGGCCTTGGGCCTGCGGCTCCGTCACCACCCAAGTTAGCTGCTCGTTGACACTGTTCAGAACATGAGGGAAAAACAGGAGGACGCTGCCCCTCCTTTATGTCCGCTGTGCGTGGAAAACGCACCCGCCCTCCACGCGCACCCACCCAAGCCCAGCGGGTCTCCACTTCCGCACCAAGGCGGCGTACCTGCCCGCTTGGCGCTGAGCGAGCCGTCGCGGTGGATGGTGACGTCGGCGCTGTCCATCATGAGGAGGCTCTGGCCCGACAGGATGCTGCCCAGCAGGTCGGGGACAGGGGCCACGTCCACGTCTGGCTCGGGCGCCGCGGCAGGAACGCTCCTCCTGCAGGTGCAGACCAGGCCCTGCCACCGCCGCCCTCAGGCCCCTGCCCGACCCCAGGCCCGGGAGTGGGGCTGAGCGGAGGCCGTCCGCCAGGACCCCCCCAGGAGTGAGACCCGCCCGGCAGCTCCCCTGAAAACGGGGCGGGATGAAGTCAGCGGGTGCACCACAGGCCAGAGCACAGCGGAGCAGCTCTGCTGTCATGGGGGTTCAGTTTCTTCTTTCCCCACAAAAGCTCCAATATGAGAAAAggcccagcccagcagcctggcccctACCCAGCATCCCTGCTAACggctccccacccagcacccccgCTGACggctccccacccagcacccagcacccctcCTGACGGGCCTGCCCGTGGCCTCGTGCCCTCGCTCCCCATCAAGAAGCCACGGGGAGTCTGGGGTCTAGAGACCAGCAGCATGGCTGCCACGCCGGAAGCGCTGCCCTTTGCCCTCAGACCCACCTGGAGAGCCCCATGGAGACGGGCCTGGCCACCGGCTGGTGAGAACGCAGGGCTGAGCGGGAGAGGACCCTCCTCTTGGCACTCAGAGGGGAAGCAGGGCTGGCAGACGGCTCTTCGCTGCTGGAGGAAAGACACCAGCCGAGGAAATGGTGACCCCTGCCCGAGGCCCACgggcccctccacccctgcccagtgcccagcaggacggcctggtgctgcccacacGGCACGTTCCTCGGCCCGGACGGGCATGCAGTGCCTGAGGCTCACCCTGGCCCACAGGGGTGGCGTGCCCACCGTCACAACACTAGGAAGAAGGGAGGTGACCGCTTGCTCCCCAACTCTGCAGAGGTGCCTGTGGCACTGCCCCCCTGCAGTCACCTGTCGAAAGGGTCCAGCTCATAGGGGTCTccgaagacagagagagaggcagcccCGATGTCCGCACGCAGCAGCCCCAGGGAGGGGTCCGCAGGCCGGAACACGGATGGGATGCAGGCCCCGTGGGTCGGCCTCCGGAGGCCCAGCGTCCGCGCGATGCGCCCGCGAGCTGTGACTTCACTCTGAGCAGCCTTGAAGGGAAAGGACCGCCGTGAGACACGTGGATCTGGGTGCGAGCTGGCCACACCAGCAGCGGCTGAGCCCACGCCAGACCAGAGCAGCCGGCCCCACACCATCCCTATGCCCACCACTCGGCCTCTGCAGGTCCCAGGCCAATGAGGGTGGACCTGGGGCTCCGCCAGGACAGGACAGCCTGCCCGCAGGACCCCTGTGGGCGCTGCCCTCGAAGCCGCCCCAGTGGCCCCTAAAACCAGGGATTGCCAGGGAGCCTAATGACGACCCAGCAGCTCTGCCTGTGTCCTGGCCCACCCGCCGGCGTGGCTCCCAGCAGGAGGCCGCTCCAGGACACCACGCCCTCGGAGGACCCGGCAGGCCCACCTTCAGCTTCTgtcctttcctcttcttcccGCGGCCCGGGCGCCTCTTGGACCTTGTCCCCGAGCTCCTGCTCCTCACAGCTGGTCTGggctgggctttcttccttcccaGCGCTTTCCTCCGTCTTCCTGCAGAGAGGACACCGTGGGCCTGTGCTTCCCGCGCGCCCACGGCGTCCCCGAAGGGCGCCCCCGCCAAGGCTCCGCGGGGAACCACCACGTTCACGCTGGAGTCTTCAATGGGAAAATCAACTGCGGTTTAGAGGCCCTGGCGCCCATGGAGGGCGGGCAGAGCGCGGGCGGCGGCCTGCACAGCTGGGCCCGGGCTTGGAGAACCGGCGCCCACGTCCCAGTTACATCAGAAGAACCACCCGACAGTGAGAGCCGTGGCGAGGGACCTGGCTCTGCACCCCTGTGGGTCTCACCAGAGACAAGACAACATGGGCCACCTCCCTGGACACCacccgcgcccccccccgcccccagcccgcgtTCAGGCCTGACCGGCGCCTTGGAGCTGCCAGGGCTGCTCATTGGGAGGAGGGCCCCCCGCACCCAAGAGGCACGGGAGCCtcggcagggcagcaggggcgcCAGGAAGATGGTGGGACCGACCCTGGGCGCCCACGGCTACACCCCACGCACCCCAGCTGCCCCTGTGAGCTCACAATGGTGCGGAACCCCGTGACCCCCAGGGCTGCTGAGTAACGCCACGGGGCTGAGGTCTGCGCACCGAGGCCCAgccacaggggggtgggggggaccctcAAGCTGTGCAGCTGGTGCAGGTGAGCCCCACCATGGCCCCAGCGTGTCCACGGCCCCAAGCtctgacaccccccccaccccccccgcagCGGGCACACAGACCAGCAGACCCGCCCCGAGCGCGGGAACCCGGGCCCAACTACCCGGCGCACGGGCAGGAACAGGCTCGGCGCGGCCGGCAGTGCGGACCAGGACCAGGACCCCGGGACAGGGGACGTCCACACGGGCACGGACACTCTCCGCACAGCAGCAGTCctgccctggctgtgggctcgCAGACGACACTGCAGACGCCGCGGCCTTTGTGACACAGTCAGACTCCGCACGGCCGCTGCTCGTGGGGCGGGCACCACAGCGCTGGGGGTGGGCCGACGGGAaaagcctccctctgcaggcgcaCCGCCCACGCGCAGGGATGAGGGCGACGCTGCGAGCAGGCCGGCCGGGCGAGGGCTGGGGCTGCCGAGGGAGGCCAGGGCTGAGCCCGGGAGGATGACGGAGCCCGGGCCCCTTCCTGCAGCCCGACCACAGTGCGGGTTTGACCTACACCTGCCACAACTTCttcagcaaacaaacaaacaaacaaaacctcaagCAAAACACAGCAAAGGAGGCACAACCACACAGAGCCGCCTGCCACCTCACCGGCGACGCCCCGTCCCAGCTGGACGCTCACAGGGACGAGGGCAGCTCCGGAGCGTCCACTCAGAGACTGTCCTCCGTGCCGGGGGGCGAAGCCAGTGAGAAGCACACGTCAGGAGTGTGACCGGGTTTATGACAtcagaaaaaaaccacacacgtACGACACAAGAGCCCATGATGCTGAATTTTAACTCGAGAATCAGTGTGACCGAGGACCGTCTCCCAGCTGCCCACTCAAAGGGCCCAACGCCCAACAGCTGGCTTCACGGAGAGGCCGCACATGCCAGGCCTGTCCCAGAGCAGCGGCTACCATGGTGCCCACGGCCGGGGACGGCACCGACTGTTCAGTCGCTCATTGCCCTGCGCTCACCGAGGGGGAGGGCCCCACACCGGCCTGGCAGGAGCGCTCCCGTGGGGCCTGCAGCTCCCAGGGAAGCTGTCAGGGCCGGCGCCTGGCTTACTTGCTTTCCTCCTCCGCTTGGCAGGGGCCCGCGGCGTCGTGGGGCGCTGGTACACGGCTGTGCTCAGACCAGAGGCGACGGCTTCGATGGTCTCGTCAAGCAGGGAAGACATCAGGTGCCTGGGGACATGCTGCACGCGGGTGGGGTTGGTGGGCACCAGGCTCATCCACGCCTTCCCAGGGAGGCCCGGCCGGGCCGCCGTGGGGGACACACAGCCTAGGCCCACCCCACCAGCCGGCATCACCCTCTCGATTCCACAAACCGCAGATGCTTCCTGCTGGCAGGGACCCGGGGGGACCggcccaggggagaggggaggcctcccagggagcaggctcagGGCGAGGGTGGAGGATGAGGAGGGCCGGGCAGGCTCAGGAGCAAATGGAGCAGAGGAGTCACACCCCCAGGACACGGGCCGGGATGGCCTGCAGGTGTCCTCCCTGGGAGCCGGTGGTGGCAGTGGTGTTTGATGAAAGCACTAGGCCCAAGTGCCCCCagtctcctcccccgcccccccctgctCCCACAGGAATGCCCTGAAGCTGGGTGGCCACCCAgacccggggtgggggggagagtgcCTACCTGGATGCTCCGGGCAGTGGACATGCGGTTCCGGTTCACAGTGGCTCGAACACGCTCACTCTGCCGTGTCCTGGCGATGGCCCGGGTCCGCCCCTCACGAGGCCGCAGCCGGCTGGCGGTCGGCACCGCATCGACCAAGAGCAGAGAGACCTCCTCCTCGGTCACGGGATCCGCATCTGGGAGGAACGGAGAGGCTGGGCCGCTGTGCAGCTGGCCCTCCAGACAGGCAGCGCCGAAGCCTGGGCCCAGCGACCACCGAGAGCCCACCCAGCTGGACGGGCCTgactgcccctgccctgggccgcGTGGACACGGAGGCGGCGGCATTACctgcaggagaggtggcagctCCAGGGCTGGCACATCCCGGACAGAACCACTCGTCCACGGGCACCTCCTGGAGAGGGGGGTCCAAACACTCCATGTGGTACCTACAGGAGTGCAGGGCCCATCAGACCCGGGCCCGGCCGCACCCGGCACCGGAGAGCAGGTGCGCAGCTGCGCCCCAGACCACAGCGTGGCCCGAGGTGCTAAGGTGTCTCCCTGCGCGTCAGGGCCCGGGGCCCCCGCTTCTCAGCTCCGTGAGAAATGCTGGCTGTGGACGGCCAGCAGGTGGGCCCCGCGCTCACCCAGCGTCACAGCCATCGCAGAGTAGCAGGCGGTCCTCCCGGTCACTGCGGCCGCACACCTCACAGAAGGTGGGGTCGTCCTCCTCCTCTCCGGCCCTGGCATTCTCCACGGGGACCTGGAGGCAGAAGGCGCGGCTGCTCACACGGCCAGTGGCGCCAACCCATCCACCCAGCGGGCGGAGTCTGTGGCCGGCCCGGGGCAGCTCCCTCAGCTGCTTCAGGCTCCTCCGTGCCCCGCAGACCGACCCCGAGGCTCGGAACTAATATGCATCCAGGGGTTTTTAGGTTTGGGGGCCATTTTAAAGTAGTTTATCCAGAAGAAAAAACGGGTTTAACCGAAAACAAAGTGGTGCCCATGCGAGGGCCCAGCGCAGAGCAAGCAGTGGAGACAGAGGGCCCTGGTGCTGGAGGGAGCCCACCCCACGCCCCGGGCAACCACGAGAACAGGAAAGCAACCTTCAGGCAGCAGGTACTAACCACTCGGAAAACGTCACATAATCGAGCAAAGACGTGGAAACGCAGCTGCCATCATTCGAGCCCTGTCTGGTGGGAGGTCTGTGGACACGCCCCTGCCTCTCCTGCGAGCCCCCCAGCAACACCCCCGCAGGTGTCAGCAGCCGCGGGTGACAAGCAGGCCGCGTGTCTGGTGGGCTGTCCCCCTGCACCTCCCGTCACACCGAGGCAGACTCGCCAGGGAATGAGGTGCCTGCAGGAAAATTGcccacaccaggacccaggcGGCCACCTGCAGCACCGACCCCAGAGCGCCAGAAAGGGCGTGGTCTCAGCAGAAATATGCACCTCACGCCCTGGCACCTGCGGTTTTGTGCATTTTGTAACACACAGCGGGTCCACAGCTGCGAGAGCTGCGCGGCCGTCCTGGTGTTCAGGTCTAAGGTGCCTCTAGGAGCCTCTCTACAGCTCGTCCTCGACACCAGAGGTGCGGAGGCCCTTTCGGTCTCTGAAAAGCAGAAAAGCCAGCCGAAACCTGGTCCCGCTCCCAAGAGAACCGCCTCCTCCAGGCCCGGCTGCGCGGCCACGGCAGGCAGGAGGTGCGCGCTGTGGAGAAGAGGGCGCCTGGGAACCGGCCCCCTCGCCTGCAGTGCCCTCCCCCCCCAGAACCCACGCGGCCGACAGACCgggcaaccccctcccccacggctTCCGTCACGGCTGCAAATGGCAATCGGGTGGGTTTCTAAGAAGCGCGGGGCCAGTACGCACTCATCTCAGGAAAGCAATTTTGAAAGCTTCCCCACGAGACGGGGGCCAGGCAATGAACACAAGTGGCGGGGGCTCCCCACAGCGCACTCACCTTCTTCAGGACTTTTCCACCAAACTGGGCTCGAATACAAATGCGTTTAAATAGAGTTCGATCGACTGGACAGGAATTGGCATTCTGTGAGGAACAGGAGCGGTGTCAGGACCCTGCAGATCACGTTCACTAGTAACGTCCCACTCGAAATAAGGCACGCGCTGAGCCTGCAACATGCCTTCACCCCGAAAGCCAGACGGTCCGCCCGCACGCGGCCGAGCTAAGCTGC is a genomic window of Myotis daubentonii chromosome 9, mMyoDau2.1, whole genome shotgun sequence containing:
- the PHRF1 gene encoding PHD and RING finger domain-containing protein 1 isoform X3 — translated: MDEDSLDELVDQSLGPDVHPGLSAATLASDAESSDGDSGGSEDTGSELSDGTDGEDERDLEDGSGSEDSEDDDDDDVEVLVAAEPQGKLEANGTCHSDDEAESCPICLNTFRDQAVGTPESCAHYFCLDCILEWSKNANSCPVDRTLFKRICIRAQFGGKVLKKVPVENARAGEEEDDPTFCEVCGRSDREDRLLLCDGCDAGYHMECLDPPLQEVPVDEWFCPGCASPGAATSPADADPVTEEEVSLLLVDAVPTASRLRPREGRTRAIARTRQSERVRATVNRNRMSTARSIQHVPRHLMSSLLDETIEAVASGLSTAVYQRPTTPRAPAKRRRKANSSVNVVVPRGALAGAPFGDAVGAREAQAHGVLSAGRRRKALGRKKAQPRPAVRSRSSGTRSKRRPGRGKKRKGQKLKAAQSEVTARGRIARTLGLRRPTHGACIPSVFRPADPSLGLLRADIGAASLSVFGDPYELDPFDSSEEPSASPASPLSAKRRVLSRSALRSHQPVARPVSMGLSRRSVPAAAPEPDVDVAPVPDLLGSILSGQSLLMMDSADVTIHRDGSLSAKRAAPVSFQRHSVGLSQGGDGPQPPAPSSGLLGGLASRSPGRATPSHAPALTSGAAARLDSSVTPRSGQAQSPSNVNSPGFKRREDPQVRGVSEHSGPLGFTSKISNGGPDVPAASAVPGQAPGPAPRRADISQLPRIPKMRRDSGSGWADTAPAPAPAGGQRVEIPSSCISRLTGREGPGQPGLGARAEGSPHGRGPQEPSVHSRGGGAQSPAPLGPSRGKGGSSTFESFRINIPGNTAHSSRLSSPGFCHTFQPVDNKAQRKESPTPLFSLRKTKQLKSEIYDPFNPTGSDSSSAGSSPERLGPGLLPSEITRTISIGSPKAPPSQAVRCVTSYTVKAVFGAEPEPEPSRGPPSSRLQLRGEEPAGRPDSAPRARRPSPLEPWEDEDRLPRTTFFGSEERTVTCVTVVEPDALPTTTHRIVELRSPSRSPSSSRGRETDQRKQASAPGHRQTRSRSRTRSGSRSGDRSSRSLSPLAGEDQAKRPLAKARARRSPSDRSSSHERAKRKKAKDKSRERRRDSGRGRRRSRSRSGSPGSSSHEHRESRRKKRRRSRSQGRGCSPPSSLERARRPRRPRERSREWPRDRRGSRERRRHRSRSPSPEHRSREHRGPRSREKQSRPRSRSRSPERKLPVKAASPAPPPQEEPRPGRENLAGLQASAGAEAWPEGAEANRAPPKAPPAPEVPAECAPEDLDYVDSVEAGQVFDDFSSEGIFTQLDDMSSPPSPESTDSSSPERGVPPRPAAPPAGQQQDNSLAAIRREVSLIHSEDTEQPPPWTKGPQEKGSFQQDQAKAAVPGALGGPAGGGALLGKEEGLCLSSVLRAKAPVKRVTWNLQEAAGGALAEDRGLRTPLHRPQQPQEKAWEPGDGGLVADSQQAPCPEPPPAYTLPEPGFPTADPAQVYGPSLPPALALPSSVPPYAPVSQPTVQFLLQGSLPLAGCGAAPSLAPVPTVLTPASEPAGHAAATNNSEERTATPRPAMEKAKNEEYLKKLHVQERAVEEVKLAIKPFYQKREVTKEEYKDILRKAVQKICHSRSGEINPVKVGNLVKAYVDKYRHMRRHRRPEAGEEPAAEG
- the PHRF1 gene encoding PHD and RING finger domain-containing protein 1 isoform X2, which produces MDEDSLDELVDQSLGPDVHPGLSAATLASDAEESSDGDSGGSEDTGSELSDGTDGEDERDLEDGSGSEDSEDDDDDDVEVLVAAEPQGKLEANGTCHSDDEAESCPICLNTFRDQAVGTPESCAHYFCLDCILEWSKNANSCPVDRTLFKRICIRAQFGGKVLKKVPVENARAGEEEDDPTFCEVCGRSDREDRLLLCDGCDAGYHMECLDPPLQEVPVDEWFCPGCASPGAATSPADADPVTEEEVSLLLVDAVPTASRLRPREGRTRAIARTRQSERVRATVNRNRMSTARSIQHVPRHLMSSLLDETIEAVASGLSTAVYQRPTTPRAPAKRRRKANSSVNVVVPRGALAGAPFGDAVGAREAQAHGVLSAGRRRKALGRKKAQPRPAVRSRSSGTRSKRRPGRGKKRKGQKLKAAQSEVTARGRIARTLGLRRPTHGACIPSVFRPADPSLGLLRADIGAASLSVFGDPYELDPFDSEEPSASPASPLSAKRRVLSRSALRSHQPVARPVSMGLSRRSVPAAAPEPDVDVAPVPDLLGSILSGQSLLMMDSADVTIHRDGSLSAKRAAPVSFQRHSVGLSQGGDGPQPPAPSSGLLGGLASRSPGRATPSHAPALTSGAAARLDSSVTPRSGQAQSPSNVNSPGFKRREDPQVRGVSEHSGPLGFTSKISNGGPDVPAASAVPGQAPGPAPRRADISQLPRIPKMRRDSGSGWADTAPAPAPAGGQRVEIPSSCISRLTGREGPGQPGLGARAEGSPHGRGPQEPSVHSRGGGAQSPAPLGPSRGKGGSSTFESFRINIPGNTAHSSRLSSPGFCHTFQPVDNKAQRKESPTPLFSLRKTKQLKSEIYDPFNPTGSDSSSAGSSPERLGPGLLPSEITRTISIGSPKAPPSQAVRCVTSYTVKAVFGAEPEPEPSRGPPSSRLQLRGEEPAGRPDSAPRARRPSPLEPWEDEDRLPRTTFFGSEERTVTCVTVVEPDALPTTTHRIVELRSPSRSPSSSRGRETDQRKQASAPGHRQTRSRSRTRSGSRSGDRSSRSLSPLAGEDQAKRPLAKARARRSPSDRSSSHERAKRKKAKDKSRERRRDSGRGRRRSRSRSGSPGSSSHEHRESRRKKRRRSRSQGRGCSPPSSLERARRPRRPRERSREWPRDRRGSRERRRHRSRSPSPEHRSREHRGPRSREKQSRPRSRSRSPERKLPVKAASPAPPPQEEPRPGRENLAGLQASAGAEAWPEGAEANRAPPKAPPAPEVPAECAPEDLDYVDSVEAGQVFDDFSSEGIFTQLDDMSSPPSPESTDSSSPERGVPPRPAAPPAGQQQDNSLAAIRREVSLIHSEDTEQPPPWTKGPQEKGSFQQDQAKAAVPGALGGPAGGGALLGKEEGLCLSSVLRAKAPVKRVTWNLQEAAGGALAEDRGLRTPLHRPQQPQEKAWEPGDGGLVADSQQAPCPEPPPAYTLPEPGFPTADPAQVYGPSLPPALALPSSVPPYAPVSQPTVQFLLQGSLPLAGCGAAPSLAPVPTVLTPASEPAGHAAATNNSEERTATPRPAMEKAKNEEYLKKLHVQERAVEEVKLAIKPFYQKREVTKEEYKDILRKAVQKICHSRSGEINPVKVGNLVKAYVDKYRHMRRHRRPEAGEEPAAEG
- the PHRF1 gene encoding PHD and RING finger domain-containing protein 1 isoform X6: MDEDSLDELVDQSLGPDVHPGLSAATLASDAESSDGDSGGSEDTGSELSDGTDGEDERDLEDGSGSEDSEDDDDDDVEVLVAAEPQGKLEANGTCHSDDEAESCPICLNTFRDQAVGTPESCAHYFCLDCILEWSKNANSCPVDRTLFKRICIRAQFGGKVLKKVPVENARAGEEEDDPTFCEVCGRSDREDRLLLCDGCDAGYHMECLDPPLQEVPVDEWFCPGCASPGAATSPADADPVTEEEVSLLLVDAVPTASRLRPREGRTRAIARTRQSERVRATVNRNRMSTARSIQHVPRHLMSSLLDETIEAVASGLSTAVYQRPTTPRAPAKRRRKARRRRKALGRKKAQPRPAVRSRSSGTRSKRRPGRGKKRKGQKLKAAQSEVTARGRIARTLGLRRPTHGACIPSVFRPADPSLGLLRADIGAASLSVFGDPYELDPFDSSEEPSASPASPLSAKRRVLSRSALRSHQPVARPVSMGLSRRSVPAAAPEPDVDVAPVPDLLGSILSGQSLLMMDSADVTIHRDGSLSAKRAAPVSFQRHSVGLSQGGDGPQPPAPSSGLLGGLASRSPGRATPSHAPALTSGAAARLDSSVTPRSGQAQSPSNVNSPGFKRREDPQVRGVSEHSGPLGFTSKISNGGPDVPAASAVPGQAPGPAPRRADISQLPRIPKMRRDSGSGWADTAPAPAPAGGQRVEIPSSCISRLTGREGPGQPGLGARAEGSPHGRGPQEPSVHSRGGGAQSPAPLGPSRGKGGSSTFESFRINIPGNTAHSSRLSSPGFCHTFQPVDNKAQRKESPTPLFSLRKTKQLKSEIYDPFNPTGSDSSSAGSSPERLGPGLLPSEITRTISIGSPKAPPSQAVRCVTSYTVKAVFGAEPEPEPSRGPPSSRLQLRGEEPAGRPDSAPRARRPSPLEPWEDEDRLPRTTFFGSEERTVTCVTVVEPDALPTTTHRIVELRSPSRSPSSSRGRETDQRKQASAPGHRQTRSRSRTRSGSRSGDRSSRSLSPLAGEDQAKRPLAKARARRSPSDRSSSHERAKRKKAKDKSRERRRDSGRGRRRSRSRSGSPGSSSHEHRESRRKKRRRSRSQGRGCSPPSSLERARRPRRPRERSREWPRDRRGSRERRRHRSRSPSPEHRSREHRGPRSREKQSRPRSRSRSPERKLPVKAASPAPPPQEEPRPGRENLAGLQASAGAEAWPEGAEANRAPPKAPPAPEVPAECAPEDLDYVDSVEAGQVFDDFSSEGIFTQLDDMSSPPSPESTDSSSPERGVPPRPAAPPAGQQQDNSLAAIRREVSLIHSEDTEQPPPWTKGPQEKGSFQQDQAKAAVPGALGGPAGGGALLGKEEGLCLSSVLRAKAPVKRVTWNLQEAAGGALAEDRGLRTPLHRPQQPQEKAWEPGDGGLVADSQQAPCPEPPPAYTLPEPGFPTADPAQVYGPSLPPALALPSSVPPYAPVSQPTVQFLLQGSLPLAGCGAAPSLAPVPTVLTPASEPAGHAAATNNSEERTATPRPAMEKAKNEEYLKKLHVQERAVEEVKLAIKPFYQKREVTKEEYKDILRKAVQKICHSRSGEINPVKVGNLVKAYVDKYRHMRRHRRPEAGEEPAAEG